The Streptomyces sp. NBC_00435 nucleotide sequence CGACCACCGGTCATGACGGGTATTCACGAGCTGGTGTCGGGGACTTCCGCTGCCGCGCCGGCCCGGACGACGTTGACGACGCGTTCGTGGAACGCGGCGGGACCGGCCGGTGGGAGCGGGCCGGGCAGCCTGCGAAGAGACGAGGTACGCGACCTGGGCGCGGGTCGAGGTGCTGGCCAGTGCGGCGCAGGCGCCTTTGGGTGCGGTGCCGGAGGCGGCGCCGGCCGACATCCGGCGGGCCCCGGTACCGGCCGTGTCGCGGATCGGCGGATCCCGCCCGCACCTTGGCTGGAGCCGTGGAGCGACAGCTGGTCACCGTCGCGCGCGTGCGGGGTCGGGATGACGGCGGGGCCGTCGTCGGAGTGGAACCCGATGTGGACGTGCGGAGCCTCGTCGAGGATGGCGCGGGCATCGTCCCCGTCGCAGGCCATCCACTCCGGGTAATGGACCCCGGGGGTGGTGCATCGTCGAGCACAGGGGGGCCGCGCATCGGGCCTGTGTACTCCCAGGGGGCCCGCGCCGCCTACCCGGCCGCCCGTTCGGCGGCTCGTACCTGTGCGGAGAATTCCTTCGCGGTCAGCCGCTGGAGGGTGCCACCGTGGCGCCGGGCGAGCTCGTCCGCGAGCCGCGGGTCGGACTCGTACAGGTCGGCGATGAGCAGCGCCGCCCCTTCCTCGACCCGGCTGCTCAGCATGATCATTCCGGCGCCGCCCTCCTGCGCCCAGCCCTCCTCCGCCGCGTTGCCCAGCGCCGCCCCGGCAGCCGCGCCGAGGAAGACGCCGATGGGGCCACCCAGCAGGCCGAGCAGTCCGCCGGCCAGGCCCGCACCAGCGGTGGTCACGCCCGCGCCGGAGACGTGGCTTTCCGGGACATCGAGGAGCCCCTCGTCCGACCGCTCCAGGACCGCGGTCTGCCGCAGTCCTGGAAGGGCGACGGCGTCCTTGTACGCCGCCCGGCCGGCCTCGGAACTCGCGAAGGTGATCAGCAGCACGTGG carries:
- a CDS encoding pyridoxamine 5'-phosphate oxidase family protein, with translation MACDGDDARAILDEAPHVHIGFHSDDGPAVIPTPHARDGDQLSLHGSSQGAGGIRRSATRPVPGPAGCRPAPPPAPHPKAPAPHWPAPRPAPRSRTSSLRRLPGPLPPAGPAAFHERVVNVVRAGAAAEVPDTSS
- a CDS encoding histidine kinase; this encodes MADSHHHVLLITFASSEAGRAAYKDAVALPGLRQTAVLERSDEGLLDVPESHVSGAGVTTAGAGLAGGLLGLLGGPIGVFLGAAAGAALGNAAEEGWAQEGGAGMIMLSSRVEEGAALLIADLYESDPRLADELARRHGGTLQRLTAKEFSAQVRAAERAAG